A window of Nicotiana sylvestris chromosome 8, ASM39365v2, whole genome shotgun sequence genomic DNA:
tacgaatttttagtggaataattcacaatttattatGGTAGTATTAGTaggtgtttggacataagaattgtaaaatttcaaaaaatggtgaaattttttttcaagtgaaaatgatatttgaaatttagagttgtgtttggacataaatttaaatttggattgtttttgaagttttgtgagtgaaaattttgaaaaataactttttggagtttttcgaatttttgaaaatttccaaaatgcatcttcaagtaaaaattgaaaattgtaAGAACAAACGatgatttcgaaaaaaaagaaaaaaatttttagaaaaaaggaatttttttatgtccaaacgggatCGGATATTTCGAATTAAGTCCATAATAAGAAGCCTCGTTAATTAAATATTGCGGTCCCTGTTGTGACTGAATAATTAGGAATTAAATGGAATTATATTTCTTGGGGGAAAAGGAAGACCCAACAGGATTAGGAaaatgttttaaaccctaaaacctGTGGCTATATAAAGAGGTCTTATTCCATAAGGAGGCAATGGTTTTACTACACGGTTTTCCTAGAAGACACTTGCTTACACGAGTTTTGCTAATTCCGGGCATTATTTGGGCCACACAGCAGAAAATCGTGGAACTGGAGGATGACCTCGTGAATGGTTTTTGCTCATGTTTGAAGATCTTTTCGCGATTACAGTCACGCTTCAAGAAATAAATATCGATTTTATGTTTGATTAAAATCTGTGATTATGCGTTATCTATATTACATGCAAGTGATTCTGGCTATTTGCTTCCGCTGTTCATACCTGTTTTCCATCACTACGAAGGCAGCAATAAGAGCTCCACCAACTTGGTTGCAAAAGTTGTGAAGTTGGGCACAAATTGGTAGCCGGCCTGCATGAGAGTTCCCTTTCTTTCCCACATGAGCAACCGCCAATGCTGCCGATACACTTGAAGTTAACACCATTGTCACAACCTAATTGTAGCATCACGGACAggccaaaaaagaaaaagggtcatATAAAAGTTCTACATGTATAGAAGACGCAAataatgtttaagaatagtcgaAAAGTCGTGCATATACTTTCTGGTGGTGTATATCCATAACATTATACTTCCTCCGTCCCAATTTTTATGGCGGCGTTTGACTTGGCGtggagtttaagaaagaaaaaaaagatttttgaaacttatgtTTAAGATAAGTCATATGAATTTGTGTGGCTATGAATTATCTTCATGTGATATACATGTCACAGATTCGAGCTGTAGAAGTAGCCACTAATGTTTGAATTAGGGTACATTGTATCTATACCACACCCTTTGGAGTGTATTCCTTCCCCCGACCCTGCGTGAATGCGGGATACCTTGTGCACCGAGTTGTTCTTTATAACTATAGACACTTTCAACGATATGCGAGATTCCttaaatcatctcattaagggtaaagtaggaagtttaaaaaaataagaaaatatgtcatttttTTTGAGACacactaaaaagaaaagtatGACACATAAATTGAATGGAGTAcatttttttttagcaaaagtaGATTCATGAATTTAAAATTAATCAATTCAAAGTCAGATGCAATTTATTATAACTAAGAGTGCATATAATAACAAGATATCCTAGAACGTCCATGTTCTTAAGGCCAAGAAGTCCAATAGAAATGCAATCGAGTTAATTAGAAGCTCTTAATTACTTACCAAATCAGAGATTAGGATTAATCGTGACAGCGAAGTCTTCCGAGGTAGGAAAAGAACAACGATACTATAGACACTTCCACCAATGTTTGCGACGAAAAAATACCTAAGAAAAGGGAGAAAAACAAAATAGAGAATATATAAGTGTCTTTTCCACTATCTATGGCCATTTAAAATTATAGGTAATGATAAGTAACAACTCATAATAAGTGATACGGTCAGACTTCTTTATAACATCATCATTATATAACAACtattcactataaaagtcaagtttCTTTTGGAACCAATTTCCATGTTATGTTATAACATATGTTCTATATAAAATCACTTCATTATAACAACTAAAAAAATCTGAAACAAACGAAGCTGTTATAAAGAGGTTTGACAATATCAGTAACCTAGAAAATAACACTAATAATATGCTACAATAGATTAAAGTATGATATTATAAAAAATTCTTTACATTGTCAGTTATATAAATTAAATCGGTAAATTAATAACCAAGAATTTAAAGAATGCTTACTTGAAAGCTGGAGTGCGACTATAATTGGCTTCAAATGATACAGAAAATATGGTGATCTTCTCATGGCTTGTTGCCATTACTATGGCTGCTGAAACCATCGCACAGATAGCCAGAATTCTTAGAATAACACTGCAAATTTTCTTGGCCTTAGACAGGGAGGAATCCAGAGCTAAAATCATGTTTGAGTATTATCTAAAACGAAAATGAAAATGAATTGCTCAAAAAATTAACACAAAACTTTATGAGGAAAACAATTACTTACTTGTTTATCACGATCTGTGGTAGTCAGACCTGTTTTTAACAGCTTTTTCTAGGATTATTAACTAGTATTTACAAGGTATTATGTTGCTTTGAAGAAGTAAAAATGGTGGTTGAATGTTTGTTCCCAAAGGGGCTACAAGAAATATTCCATCAGTAAGCTATTTGGCATAATTCTCACCCAAAGTGCGTGCCTATAGTCCTCAAGTCTTTTATTACTCTCGTTTGTTTCAATTTATGCAGTGGTGTTTGACGGACCATAAAAtttaacaaagaaagaaagaattgTGAACCTTGTAGTTCTAAGCATACTATGTGATGTCATTAAGGTAAAGTGAGAAAGTTTAACATTACTAAATTCTTTTCGACTATAGAAATATGTCATTTTCTTTTGATAAAATTACAGAATAATGCACTTCATAAGCTGACCTTGTAGTATTTTAGCCAATTACAAGTTTGCAAATATGTAGCCAAATGTCAATAAGCTTAGATCcgattttttttttcgttttttattttcCATATTTTCAAGCGTGAAATATTCGTGAGT
This region includes:
- the LOC104231337 gene encoding CASP-like protein 1C2 isoform X2, whose translation is MVSAAIVMATSHEKITIFSVSFEANYSRTPAFKYFFVANIGGSVYSIVVLFLPRKTSLSRLILISDLVVTMVLTSSVSAALAVAHVGKKGNSHAGRLPICAQLHNFCNQVGGALIAAFVVMENSKCRSRPLVSTSSRLDRMLSGYTLFSYSCYTCSAFLLHKFMCG
- the LOC104231337 gene encoding CASP-like protein 1C2 isoform X3, giving the protein MILALDSSLSKAKKICSVILRILAICAMVSAAIVMATSHEKITIFSVSFEANYSRTPAFKYFFVANIGGSVYSIVVLFLPRKTSLSRLILISDLVVTMVLTSSVSAALAVAHVGKKGNSHAGRLPICAQLHNFCNQVGGALIAAFVVMENSLCVASGLVA
- the LOC104231337 gene encoding CASP-like protein 1C2 isoform X1, producing MILALDSSLSKAKKICSVILRILAICAMVSAAIVMATSHEKITIFSVSFEANYSRTPAFKYFFVANIGGSVYSIVVLFLPRKTSLSRLILISDLVVTMVLTSSVSAALAVAHVGKKGNSHAGRLPICAQLHNFCNQVGGALIAAFVVMENSKCRSRPLVSTSSRLDRMLSGYTLFSYSCYTCSAFLLHKFMCG